A stretch of DNA from Arachis hypogaea cultivar Tifrunner chromosome 19, arahy.Tifrunner.gnm2.J5K5, whole genome shotgun sequence:
aagtatatattatatacaGAGAAGAGAATGTGCTACatatagaatatatttaataaacattatacagaaactaaattgtaataaaaatataaatttaatacacgtggtaaataataataataataataataataataataataataatagaaaatgtATCTATGTATCTATGTGAATTATTTTGGCCATGCTACTAATAAGTTATCTATGTATTAAATGTTGATTAGAATTGAGAGGTGGGTAGTCATTGGTGTGAGGAAAATAGAAAATGTCTTATCAAATGGCATTGGTGAAAACATGCGTACTTCAATGCTAAAGATTCTCATAACAGAAATAACAGAAAGACCTTTTCAGAacacaaacaaagaaaacaaaacaaagagaagaaaaaaaaaggagaaggagaGGGAGAAAGATGGCTACTAGCAACAATGGAAAAGCGGCCGCAAaggaaagggaaaaggaagagaggaggaggaggatcgcAGAGAGAGGTAGCGACAGAATGGCATTGATTACTGGTAAGATCAATACCCTTCCTCCGCAACCTCCCTCTGGAACCTCCTCCCCAAGGCAACCCCATCATTACCAAACGCAATCATTAGGAAATTTCGATAAGCATTTGGACAATGCTGAAGATCTTCTTCGTCATTTGCGTCCTCAatctttgtcccctgcatttgcTTCTGAATATGAAGAAGAGTACATGGGTAATATTCACatttaatgtttttatttgcaaaaacaATTAGTTTGATTCAATTTTTACCTGCTAAGGTTTAAAACGAAATTTATGAAAGGAACTAATTATATTTATGGTTACAAAATTTAGATATCAATTAATCAATCTTCTTGGTAATATATGATCACGATTATATTTGCAAtccaattaataaaatttttaaagaactaAATTCCCTTGGAATAATCATCACCCGATACAATAATAAAATTGTCATTGCAATTCATCTCCATAATTGTTTGACGATTGGAAATGCATGATCTTATGCATGcagcaataaaaaataaaataaaaattgcaaTTATGTAATAACCCTTAGAAAATAGTGACTAGTTAGTGTGAGAGGAATCTGACAGTGTAGGTGATGACACCAGATTAGAAATGCATGATCTTATGCATGCTTCAGTTATATTtcatataatttgatttttaatatttgaatgaaAAAGGGAAAATAATAAGTTAAAATGCAAAGAAATTTCATAATATTTACAACAACGAATACATACATGTTATATTTTTAGGTCAtgcaaatttataattatattgaatTTAATATCGATGCATtgatatgatattaaattatggTAGAAACTCAGGCgcagttgacttcacgtgaagttgatagctgagagccgttagatgatttgactgatctgactaaattttcatctaatgactctcaactatcaatttcacgtgaagtcgactattTAATAATATACATTTAGATAGATCCATAATTTTTGAGATTATTGTTGTCATTTTTTTTAGGTGGTTCTGAGAATGAACAAGATTCCTCTACAGCTTTGTCAAGGTTAAAACATCAGGGTGGATTtaggtactcaaattttaaagatTATGACATTCAGAAACAATTGGAGCAACAAGATTCCGAAGAAGATAATATGTCAAAGAATATTGATGGCTACGAAAACAATAGTGGCAAAATAAAACTGCCGCTAGCTTCAAAGGCTGCTCAGATGAAAGCAGCCCTTGAAGCAAAGCGGTCAAAGAGAACCGGACCGCCTAAGCCGGCACCATTCTTCTCCTCAAGAGAGCTCAACGCATGCATCATAGCATCGGAGACAAAACGAGCCCTCAGCTCTTTGATGATAGCAATGATAGTTGTTTTCTGTTACATGATTTCGGCTAGGGTGGAAGCCATGAGACCACTTTACATACTCTTGATAACCAATGTCACAATCGTGCTGAGTCGCTTGTATAGCGAAAAAGCGAAGCTTCTAGAAGAAACCAATGGCGTAAATGAAGACCCTGTGGATCTACAAAGCTGGGGAGATGCAGTGAGACTCTTGGAGAGAGGTTTGGTTGCATATCAAGCCATTAGAGGGATTTTCATAGATTGCAGTATTTACTTAGTGATTGTTGTATGTGGTGTTTCAATGGTTTAAGGTTTTTGTTACGGTAATGGTAATGttagaaagacaaaaaaatcgtcagaatttgttttatttaatatttattaattgctgcagtaattaatgaatactaaataaaataaatttcgattgattttgattaaattttttttgttactaaatatTTTCGTTTTGTTATTAGGGTTTGTTTGTTTCGAATTTTGTTTTCTGAGTGAAACTTCTTCATTTGAGTGTTTGTTTGGTTTAAATTCTTATTGTGGAATGGGAAATGATATAGTTTTTAAAACAATTTTGATGGAACTAAATAAAGAGTTTATTTCTTccaagaaattaattaatttaattagtgtaTGTGTTGGAAGTCGaaatttttcctttatttttcatttagaaaagaatttgAAGCAAACTACTCTTGAGGAGGAAGCTAACTTTTGTTCTTGTTAAGTAGCAAGAATGTAAAGTTTATAGAagttttttcttttgtaaatttaatttaaagGAAGATTATGGTTTAATTTGAATTCAATGTTGTAATAGACATATAAAAATGTGCCAAAAAATTAAGTATGTTAATAAATCGATAAAAATATGGTGATAAAACAATTGATACAGTCGCAGATATGATCATTTTAAAAGCGTGTcgataatttaaaaacatgatttttattcttatattttttttttcattttttgacaTACTTTTAAAGcatgataataaattatttttttatagtgacATTATTAGAGGGTAAAATCTCTATAAATTCTATACATATAAAGACACTTATGTGTCGTATTATTATTGAACGTATTAatggttattttttaatttcttaacaaatcagaataaaaccaatttttttataacaataacaataaactcAATTGTTATCATATTCAGTCGAACTGACCAATTTATAAAATCTACTGGACCatgtttttttgatttttttttgttttaaataaaaatcaagaatatatatatatatttttttatcaaaaaatttaaacatggtTCGATTCAAATTGTGTAAATCGATCGGATCAAatcgggtctaataattataatgcaaacaattggatttataattttattttaatttataaaaaaataaattattaactaatttaataaaaatgtccaataatatcataatatatataaacgtcttaaaaaaaaatatttttaatctctTCGTCCACGTTCTAAACATACAAACTTTCTAGGCACCATCatatatatttgatttgttttattAGGTATTATTTAATTGTACTCTTTATTTTAGCCATGTGCATCACTGAATCTCATTACACCTTCTTGATCGAGTGTTATTTAATATTTACTAATAGAACTTGTTTGATTGCATGTGACTTAATAAAAGTTACGGTTTCCATCCATATTAATAATTACTGAGGCCTACCACCAaccaatttttaatttctttgcatGATATGTAGCAATCATGCCTATCTGCTATATATTGACACACACgctcacacacatatatatagattGTGTGGTTCCAATTCCATTTGTAACTAAAGGATGGGGGCATGGGGCTACTGTTCCAAGTTTATTTTCTCCAAAGTCTTTTAAATAGATCGAGAaaaagttttttgtttttatatatataatttacgaTAAAAACTCACATACAATTGTTTacatataaaatttatagttaaaaattattagatgataatttagtcaattttttaaataaaaaatattaacttcacataaaaGATAACTGCATATGaatttttatcataatttattGACGTAAAAACTAAGAagtttattaaaatatatcaatatAGAATGGTGCTACAACGTATATGATCAAATTTTTTTGGTAGTtaagtttaattaagttttttttatagtttattgGCATAATAAAAATCACTAAAATTATGTAAATTGACACTTTAAATAAGGTGAGAATTGAGATATATTGAGATGTTCATTAAAATATAATAAGACTTAATTGTAGACTTGGTTACaaatatatatttgtttatttagCATTTTTCTAAAATATGAAGTCATTTATATACTTTTACCAACTATTAAAAACAATTATACAcaacacattttataaaattatattcccTCCGGTTAGACTGCCTAGTATTTAAATCACAATCCTAGTATTTAGATTATTATACTAATTTACTATTAAATTTCAACATCAATTCATTAAGAGATAAGTCCTTTTCAATGATTCAATCTCTTTTGTTTTTCCTGTGACTAAACTGCCATTTATTTGGTTAATGTTATGATGACATATGAGCTATCGAAAGCATGAGGTTATTTGTTGCATTTATTATTAGAGCAGAGATTATTTGTTAGaatattttccttcttttttga
This window harbors:
- the LOC112777408 gene encoding uncharacterized protein, whose amino-acid sequence is MATSNNGKAAAKEREKEERRRRIAERGSDRMALITGKINTLPPQPPSGTSSPRQPHHYQTQSLGNFDKHLDNAEDLLRHLRPQSLSPAFASEYEEEYMGGSENEQDSSTALSRLKHQGGFRYSNFKDYDIQKQLEQQDSEEDNMSKNIDGYENNSGKIKLPLASKAAQMKAALEAKRSKRTGPPKPAPFFSSRELNACIIASETKRALSSLMIAMIVVFCYMISARVEAMRPLYILLITNVTIVLSRLYSEKAKLLEETNGVNEDPVDLQSWGDAVRLLERGLVAYQAIRGIFIDCSIYLVIVVCGVSMV